In the Cucurbita pepo subsp. pepo cultivar mu-cu-16 chromosome LG17, ASM280686v2, whole genome shotgun sequence genome, ttaaaatttaatattaagtGCATTTTTAGattgaaaattacaatatCCAAACAGTTTTTTGAGTTTAATTattgtcaaaattttattttaattaaatatttagaacaTTAGTGCCAAACCTGTAATTACTAGCTTTGAATTTCCACCTTTAATATCTGTAATAATGttagattatttaaaaatagttaaaaaaaaacattaatataattagaaattttaatcaaaGATTAGCAactttaaagtatttttaatggAAAGAGTAGGATATTAATTAAGTGATTAGTGTATAATAAAGGTTGATTAGTGTGTTGCATGTGATCTCTTCCATGTGACGTGtctcttttttattcattgaaaaaaaaaattataaaatttccCCATCTAcctcatttatatatatatatatataattgtaatgttcaaataaaaaagaggtACATGAACGAATGAACTGAAACCACATCCCAACGAGAGAGAtctcaaagttaaaaaatggtcaaaagaaataaaatgtgCTAAATTTAgaacaattctatgttggatGACCTTCTAGTAATTTTTATAGGACGCAgatgagtgaagacaaaacatgttaaaaagGTTCGTGTTGATTTGTGGGAACAAtgtcttcactcttaaaagcAATACAATACTAGTAGGTGACGTGATCATGTTACAGGAAATGCGTGACGACCAtataattgagaaaaaaaacgaCCCTAATAATTATTTGTCTAATATTAGCAATATCAAAATGAATgcagaattaaaaaaaaattgtaaaaatgggaaaaaagagagtagaaaaagaaattgacatatcatatgatttattgcattaaatatataataaaaactttataatagggacccattattaattatttgatacaAAAATACAGAATACATATTACCACCCTATCCAATAAAAGAGGGtgaattttgtttggttttaaatattatcgGGTAGCGGTCGACACCATAAGAAGAAATCCCAAAACGACAacctttttttcattctctataTGGAAGCTGTCGGCCGGAATATGCCCAACCAGTCTGTAAGCTTGAAGGAGACTGAGCTCTGCCTCGCCTTGCCCGGCGGCGGAGATCCGCCTCCTGACCTCACCCTTAAACCTTCCGGCAAGAGGGGTTTCTCTCAAACTATTGATCTGAAGCTTAACATTCAGAGCAACGATGACGGCGGAGATTCTCGCGTTGGAGTCGGTCTCAACAACGATATTAAGAACATTCCGACGAGCGTCGACATTCCGAAGAGCCTCGACTCCAAGGATCCGGCTAAGCCTCTTGTCAAGtaaatttcttcttccaagaCATAACTAAGCGTTAGGTTGAATGATTTTTCTCATGGATATTTGTTGGGTTTGTAGGGCACAAGCTGTGGGTTGGCCACCGGTGCGATCGTACAGGAAGAACGTCATGGCACAGAAGAACACGAGCGGTGAAGGAACGGAGAAAGCGAGCGTTGCATTCGTGAAGGTTTGCATGGACGGAGCTCCATATCTTCGTAAGGTAGACTTGAAAATATACCAAAGCTACCAAGAACTTTCCGATGCCTTGGCTAAGATGTTTAGCTCCTTCGCAACGGGTAAATGTTCTGGTACTCAAGGAATGATAGACTTCATGAACGAAAGAAAGTTGATGGATCTTCTCAATAGCTCAGAGTTCGTTCCAACTTACGAAGATAAAGACGGTGATTGGATGCTCGTCGGGGACGTTCCATGGGagtaagtttttatttaaatttttccatTCCTTTCGTGGTTGGGTTTCATTAACTGGACAACGATTTCTCTAACAGGATGTTTGTCAATTCATGCAAGCGTTTGAGAATCATGAAAGGTTCTGAAGCCATCGGGCTAGGTAATTCACGCTCCATTTTGAAACTATTCTAAAGAATACAAAATCttgacattattttttaaaaaatttcagcCCCAAGAGCTATGGAGAAATGCAAGAGGAGAAGCTAGAACAGAAGTGTTTGTGAAGATGGTTCCAGCTTGGAAACATGCATGTTGTTTTGTGTgtatttttcaaactttaatgtttttttttttataatttaaattattagtatatacagaaaaaaaaaaaaaaaaaaaaaaaaaaaaaaaaaaaNGAGACATGAAAAGCTGTAAACCTTCACCTACTGTCTGTCTGGTTGGTTTGTTTgtcatgttttattattattattatcactaattaattttccaaaaaaatgggttttttGCTTAATAATTACAcccatttctttgtttggttGTCAAATGGTATTTTATTCTATGAAATTGTATTatttagagaaaaagaagattcttctttttatttgcattattttatACCTTAATTTATGGTATTTATGTACTCATTTTTTGTGCGTAAGGAGAGAAATAAATGAGTATAAATATTTAGGGACCCATTGAGAGGGAACAAGGGCATGTGCTAGCATGTTAATGGGGGCATTGATTAatggaaatttaattttataatatagtcTATGGTGGGAATAATCCtaatcaaat is a window encoding:
- the LOC111779305 gene encoding auxin-responsive protein IAA14-like, encoding MEAVGRNMPNQSVSLKETELCLALPGGGDPPPDLTLKPSGKRGFSQTIDLKLNIQSNDDGGDSRVGVGLNNDIKNIPTSVDIPKSLDSKDPAKPLVKAQAVGWPPVRSYRKNVMAQKNTSGEGTEKASVAFVKVCMDGAPYLRKVDLKIYQSYQELSDALAKMFSSFATGKCSGTQGMIDFMNERKLMDLLNSSEFVPTYEDKDGDWMLVGDVPWEMFVNSCKRLRIMKGSEAIGLAPRAMEKCKRRS